From Zingiber officinale cultivar Zhangliang chromosome 5B, Zo_v1.1, whole genome shotgun sequence, the proteins below share one genomic window:
- the LOC121985672 gene encoding uncharacterized protein LOC121985672 — MSQPPAALHLRHGTTASLLRRSFASLLFSPSLLLASFLLLFFRSALLAGTLRLSSLPDRDPAIRSLLHRLSFSPSSSASSTHPAPPPPSSPPPHTARRRPPFLHLTRLGTLDDDGPFSDPSSSSRLGSLGLNASFPALFLLGDGTVGQRSSTNPSLKFRVPEFVPSSPFVFSFPDMDDLVGLDVDRDRFPDLRILGRGFDLDPRDATAIVYLLTLLSATHALAIIGFLLTYTSALGIVFFTIVTSQLGKPVSVINTICSGAQLGMRRLTGFVFLRWAARDALIQFLCIWFFADVRDQNVLFKLFVKVKLMPFSLSPVNPWPGPYDEALSGFFFVWALVDTAVSLVFAVVPSVVIMDHDFRRRGKDVLKEGFFLTSLMPRQAIWIKLLETLVCACMGRWMATVFGWKLFVTAFLSIAEIYFMVVWMVFYFSARCKDGELIGRPFGARDLEDFLNGLR, encoded by the coding sequence ATGTCGCAACCCCCCGCAGCGCTGCATCTCCGCCACGGCACCACCGCCTCCCTCCTCCGTCGCTCGTTCGCCTCCCTTCTCTTTTCGCCTTCCCTCCTCCTcgcctccttcctcctcctcttcttccgtTCTGCTCTGCTCGCCGGCACCCTCCGGCTCTCTTCTCTCCCGGACCGCGACCCCGCCATACGCTCCCTCCTACACCGCctctccttctctccctcttcctccgcTTCCTCAACCCATCCAGCTCCGCCTCCTCCCTCTTCTCCACCTCCCCACACTGCCCGCCGCCGACCCCCTTTCCTCCACCTCACCCGCCTCGGGACCCTCGATGATGACGGTCCCTTCTCAgacccttcctcctcctctcgccTCGGGTCCCTCGGCCTCAACGCTTCGTTCCCTGCCCTATTTCTCCTCGGCGATGGCACCGTCGGGCAGCGGAGTTCGACCAATCCCTCCCTCAAATTTAGGGTCCCCGAGTTTGTTCCCTCGTCCCCCTTCGTATTTTCCTTCCCCGACATGGATGATCTCGTTGGCCTTGATGTAGATCGAGATCGGTTCCCCGATCTCCGGATCCTTGGCCGCGGGTTCGATCTTGATCCTCGAGATGCCACGGCGATCGTTTACCTGCTGACTCTCCTTTCCGCCACCCACGCTCTCGCCATCATTGGATTTCTCCTCACTTACACGTCCGCTCTAGGCATCGTTTTCTTCACCATCGTGACCTCCCAGCTAGGCAAGCCGGTCTCCGTCATCAATACCATCTGCTCGGGAGCGCAGTTAGGGATGCGACGGCTCACGGGATTCGTGTTCTTGAGGTGGGCTGCGAGGGATGCTCTGATCCAGTTCCTGTGCATTTGGTTCTTTGCAGATGTGCGAGACCAGAATGTACTCTTCAAGCTATTTGTCAAGGTCAAGCTCATGCCTTTTTCACTCTCTCCAGTGAATCCATGGCCCGGTCCTTACGATGAGGCGCTGTCTGGTTTCTTCTTCGTCTGGGCTTTGGTTGACACAGCAGTGTCCCTTGTGTTTGCTGTCGTCCCTTCGGTGGTTATCATGGACCATGATTTTCGGCGGCGAGGGAAGGATGTATTGAAAGAGGGTTTCTTTTTGACATCACTGATGCCAAGACAGGCCATTTGGATCAAATTATTGGAAACTCTAGTTTGTGCTTGTATGGGGAGATGGATGGCGACAGTGTTTGGCTGGAAGCTTTTTGTAACTGCTTTTCTCTCAATAGCGGAAATTTACTTCATGGTAGTTTGGATGGTCTTCTATTTTTCAGCAAGGTGCAAAGATGGAGAATTGATAGGTCGGCCATTTGGGGCAAGAGATTTGGAGGATTTTCTAAATGGCCTCAGGTGA